GGCGCCGAACGCGCCGAACGGATCACCGGCACCAACCGCGCGTTGCTGATCTTCCCCAACCTGCTGATCATCGACGCGATTGCGATCACGATTCGCAAGATCGATCCGATCGGCGCCGATCGGATGGCCATCACCTCGGTCGCGCTGGCCCCCAAGGACGAGGATCCGGCGATCCGGGAACTCCGCAAGAGTCACTACCTGACGTTCCTCGGTCCCGCGGGCTTCGCCACTCCCGACGACATCGAGATCGTCGAGTCGTGCCAGCGAGGTTACGCCAACCGCACGGTGCGCTACTCGGATCTGTCGCGCGGTATGAACAAGGAGATCCCCGAGACGACCGACGAGCTTCCTGCCCGCGAATTCTGGCGGCAGTGGGACCGGCTGATGCACGGCGACGACGGTCACTTCGAGGTCGCTCACCAGGTCGAGCTGCAGGGGGCGGAAATCCAGTGACCAGCGAAGTGATGATCGACGACACCGCCCAGTTGAGGCTGTGGCACCGGGTTAGCCAGTTCCTTTTCCGGGAGGCTCGGATGCTCGACGAGTGGCGTCTGATCGAGTGGTACGACGAGATGCTGACCGACGACATCCGCTACGTGGTGCCGGCCACCGACGTCCGCGGCGAGTCGGCCGACGCGCTCGGGCTCATCGACGACAATCCTGCCCGGCTTCGCCAGCGGATCGAGCAACTCCTCAATGGTGAGGTGTGGTGCGAGGACCCTCGGTCGCGGACGAATCGCGTGATCAGCAACGTGGAAATCCTGGCTGATCAGGGCAGCTACCTCGAGGTGGCGGCAAATGTCGTCGCCTACCGCTTCGGGCACGGCCGCTCCGACGCTTACGTCGGAAAGTACCGGTTCGAACTCGTCCCCGAGGGCGAGTCGTTCCGGATCCGGAACCGGGTCGTGGTGCTCGACCACGAGACGTTGTACGAGCACGGCAAGCTCAGCA
The sequence above is a segment of the Kitasatospora sp. NBC_00240 genome. Coding sequences within it:
- a CDS encoding aromatic-ring-hydroxylating dioxygenase subunit beta, which gives rise to MTSEVMIDDTAQLRLWHRVSQFLFREARMLDEWRLIEWYDEMLTDDIRYVVPATDVRGESADALGLIDDNPARLRQRIEQLLNGEVWCEDPRSRTNRVISNVEILADQGSYLEVAANVVAYRFGHGRSDAYVGKYRFELVPEGESFRIRNRVVVLDHETLYEHGKLSIVL